One Rhodoferax ferrireducens T118 DNA segment encodes these proteins:
- the ltnD gene encoding L-threonate dehydrogenase, whose protein sequence is MTTNVGVIGLGAMGSGMARSLRRRGSQVHVFDVRAEAAQAFAADGGVACASAAELAAQCSVIVSVVVNAAQTESVLFGEGGCAAAMKRGSVFVMCSTVDPNWSIALEARLAALGIFYIDAPISGGAAKAASGEMTMMTAGKPEAYAAVGPLLDAMAAKVYRLGEQAGAGSKVKIINQLLAGVHIAAAAEAMALGLREGVDAKALYEVITHSAGNSWMFENRMAHVLSGDYTPLSAVDIFVKDLGLVLDVARASKFPLPLSSTAHQMFMQASTAGFAREDDSAVIKIFPGIELPKKS, encoded by the coding sequence ATGACAACCAATGTAGGTGTGATCGGCCTGGGGGCCATGGGCAGTGGCATGGCGCGCTCGCTGCGCCGCCGCGGCAGCCAGGTACATGTGTTTGACGTGCGTGCCGAGGCGGCGCAAGCCTTTGCCGCCGACGGCGGCGTGGCGTGCGCGTCAGCGGCCGAACTGGCGGCGCAGTGCAGCGTCATTGTGTCGGTGGTGGTCAACGCCGCGCAGACCGAAAGCGTGCTGTTTGGCGAGGGCGGCTGCGCTGCGGCCATGAAGCGCGGCAGCGTGTTTGTGATGTGCTCCACCGTGGACCCCAACTGGTCGATTGCGCTGGAGGCGCGCCTGGCTGCGCTGGGAATTTTCTACATCGACGCCCCCATTTCCGGTGGCGCCGCCAAGGCCGCCAGTGGCGAGATGACGATGATGACCGCGGGCAAACCCGAGGCCTATGCCGCGGTCGGGCCACTGCTCGACGCCATGGCGGCCAAGGTGTACCGGCTCGGTGAGCAGGCCGGCGCCGGCAGCAAGGTCAAAATCATCAACCAGCTGCTGGCTGGCGTGCACATCGCCGCAGCGGCCGAGGCCATGGCACTGGGCTTGCGCGAGGGTGTGGACGCCAAGGCGCTGTACGAGGTGATCACCCACAGCGCGGGCAACAGCTGGATGTTCGAGAACCGCATGGCCCATGTGCTCAGCGGCGACTACACGCCGCTGTCGGCGGTGGATATTTTTGTCAAGGACCTGGGGTTGGTACTGGATGTGGCGCGCGCCAGCAAGTTCCCGCTGCCGCTGTCCAGCACGGCGCACCAGATGTTCATGCAAGCGTCCACGGCGGGCTTCGCGCGCGAGGACGACAGCGCGGTCATCAAGATATTTCCCGGCATTGAACTGCCCAAAAAATCATGA
- a CDS encoding LysR substrate-binding domain-containing protein, with protein MPTPASAPSEMAFFSLLVRSGSFSAAARELDITTPAVSKRLAQMEARLGVQLLNRTTRRIGLTPEGEVYLEHARRILADIGDMEQLVSNSVAAPKGLLRVNATLGFGRSHIAPLISDFAKRYPEVQIQLQLTVNPPSLTEDAFDVCIRFGEPPDARMIARRIASNRRLICAAPAYLTRQGTPQVPNDLAQHNCICIRQGEEAYGIWHLRSGQRSETVKVRGTLSTNDGEIAVNWALAGHGLIMRAEWDIAKYLASGRLRQVLANWQTPGADIHAVYPQSLQTAARVRAFVDFVVNAFSASNPLGQVLQEEISS; from the coding sequence ATGCCCACACCCGCATCCGCACCTTCTGAAATGGCCTTCTTCAGCCTGTTGGTGCGCAGCGGCAGCTTCTCTGCCGCTGCGCGCGAGCTGGATATCACAACCCCGGCGGTGAGCAAGCGGCTGGCCCAGATGGAGGCCCGACTGGGTGTGCAGTTGCTGAATCGCACGACGCGTCGTATTGGTCTCACGCCCGAAGGTGAGGTTTACCTGGAGCACGCGCGGCGCATCCTCGCCGATATTGGGGACATGGAGCAGCTGGTATCCAACTCGGTTGCCGCCCCCAAAGGCTTGTTACGTGTGAACGCCACCTTGGGCTTTGGCCGCAGCCATATCGCGCCGCTGATTTCTGATTTTGCCAAACGCTATCCAGAAGTGCAGATCCAACTGCAGCTCACTGTCAATCCGCCGTCGCTGACAGAGGATGCCTTTGATGTCTGCATCCGCTTTGGTGAGCCACCCGATGCACGAATGATCGCGCGGCGCATAGCTTCTAACCGGCGCCTGATCTGCGCAGCACCCGCCTACCTGACCCGGCAGGGTACACCCCAGGTACCGAACGACCTGGCGCAGCACAACTGCATTTGCATTCGTCAAGGTGAGGAAGCCTATGGCATCTGGCACCTGAGGTCAGGCCAGCGCTCCGAGACGGTCAAAGTGCGTGGAACGTTGAGCACCAACGATGGCGAAATTGCGGTCAACTGGGCGCTTGCAGGTCATGGCCTCATCATGCGGGCGGAATGGGATATAGCAAAATATTTGGCCAGTGGGCGGCTCCGCCAGGTGCTGGCGAACTGGCAGACGCCGGGAGCCGATATTCACGCTGTCTACCCGCAAAGCCTGCAGACTGCGGCGCGAGTGCGCGCCTTCGTGGACTTCGTGGTAAACGCTTTTTCTGCCTCGAACCCACTGGGACAGGTTCTTCAAGAAGAGATTTCCTCCTGA
- a CDS encoding aldolase: MNENEAREEICRVGRSLFERGYVHATAGNISVRLDESEGGGFLITPTDACLGFLDPARLARLDAQAQQLSGDKASKTIALHSHIYRATAQFDPNTRCVIHTHSTHCVALTLQPGNKELLPAVTPYFVMKVGHVPVIAYHRPGAPEAAQLVAQAISRYGQAGTPIRAVMLERLGPNVWHDSPAAAMATLEELEETARLGSLSALAPEPLTESQIDELRQTFGARW; this comes from the coding sequence ATGAACGAGAACGAAGCCCGCGAGGAAATCTGCCGTGTCGGGCGCAGCCTGTTCGAGCGCGGCTATGTGCATGCCACCGCCGGCAACATCAGCGTGCGGCTGGATGAATCAGAAGGGGGTGGCTTCCTGATCACGCCAACCGATGCCTGCCTGGGTTTTCTCGACCCGGCGCGGCTGGCGCGGCTGGACGCGCAGGCGCAGCAGCTGAGCGGCGACAAAGCTAGCAAAACAATAGCGTTACATTCCCATATCTACAGGGCTACAGCCCAATTTGATCCAAATACCCGGTGTGTGATCCACACCCACAGCACACACTGCGTGGCGCTGACGCTGCAGCCCGGCAACAAGGAGCTGTTGCCCGCCGTGACGCCCTACTTTGTGATGAAGGTAGGGCACGTGCCCGTGATTGCCTACCACCGCCCCGGGGCGCCCGAGGCGGCGCAGCTGGTGGCGCAGGCTATTTCGCGTTATGGCCAAGCCGGCACACCGATCCGCGCCGTCATGCTGGAGCGCCTGGGCCCCAATGTCTGGCACGACTCGCCCGCCGCTGCCATGGCTACGCTGGAAGAACTTGAAGAAACCGCCCGGCTGGGAAGCCTGAGTGCCTTGGCACCCGAGCCCCTGACCGAATCCCAAATTGACGAACTGCGCCAAACCTTCGGCGCCCGCTGGTGA
- the otnK gene encoding 3-oxo-tetronate kinase — protein sequence MKKILLGCIADDFTGATDLANNLVRAGLRVVQAMGVPAQPLDADADAVVVALKSRTLPVDEAIAQSLAALRWLQAQGAQQIYFKYCSTFDSTAQGNIGPVAEALMDALGTDFTIATPAFPDNQRTVFKGHLFVGDVLLNESGMQNHPLTPMTDANLVRVLQGQCRRPVGLIDYKVVAQGEAAIRTRIDQLRAQGVGLAVVDAISNDDLLRLGAALSDMPLVTGGSGVAIGLPANFGIAPSSTASALPRATGLQAVVSGSCSLATNRQVLAFIQAGRPALGIDALQIAAGVDVTTQALAWAAPLLSQGPVLIYSTADANAVKAVQAQLGVEEAGAMVERTLAAIALGLVALGVRQLVVAGGETSGACVQALNITQMKIGPQIDPGVPWCHAQADAAPGAGLHLTLKSGNFGADDFFSKAFALLA from the coding sequence ATGAAGAAAATCTTGCTTGGCTGCATTGCCGACGACTTCACCGGCGCCACCGATCTGGCCAACAACCTGGTGCGCGCCGGTCTGCGCGTCGTGCAGGCAATGGGCGTGCCGGCGCAGCCGCTCGACGCCGATGCCGACGCCGTGGTGGTGGCGCTCAAGTCACGCACCTTGCCTGTGGATGAAGCCATTGCGCAGTCGCTGGCGGCGCTGCGCTGGCTGCAGGCGCAGGGCGCGCAGCAAATCTACTTCAAGTACTGCTCCACCTTTGACAGCACGGCGCAAGGCAATATCGGCCCGGTGGCGGAGGCGCTGATGGACGCGCTCGGGACCGACTTCACCATCGCCACGCCAGCCTTCCCGGACAACCAGCGCACCGTGTTCAAGGGCCATCTGTTTGTCGGCGACGTGCTGCTCAACGAGAGCGGCATGCAAAACCACCCGCTCACCCCCATGACGGACGCCAACCTGGTGCGCGTGCTGCAGGGGCAATGCCGCCGCCCGGTGGGTCTGATCGACTACAAGGTGGTGGCGCAGGGCGAGGCCGCGATTCGCACGCGCATCGACCAGCTGCGTGCGCAGGGGGTCGGCCTGGCTGTCGTGGACGCCATCTCCAACGATGACCTGCTGCGCCTGGGGGCGGCGCTCAGCGACATGCCGCTGGTAACGGGCGGCTCGGGCGTCGCCATTGGCCTGCCCGCCAATTTCGGGATTGCACCCTCCAGCACTGCCAGCGCGCTACCCCGAGCCACCGGCTTGCAGGCGGTCGTGTCGGGCAGTTGCTCGCTGGCGACCAATCGGCAGGTGCTGGCCTTTATCCAGGCGGGCCGGCCGGCGTTGGGTATCGACGCCTTGCAGATCGCCGCCGGGGTCGATGTGACGACGCAGGCGCTGGCTTGGGCCGCGCCACTGCTGAGCCAGGGTCCCGTGCTGATTTATTCGACCGCCGATGCCAATGCGGTCAAGGCGGTGCAAGCGCAGCTCGGCGTGGAAGAAGCCGGCGCCATGGTAGAGCGAACCCTGGCCGCCATCGCGCTCGGTTTGGTGGCGCTTGGCGTGCGCCAGCTGGTCGTGGCCGGTGGCGAAACCTCGGGCGCCTGCGTGCAGGCTTTGAACATCACGCAAATGAAGATCGGCCCGCAAATCGACCCCGGTGTGCCCTGGTGCCATGCCCAAGCCGACGCCGCACCTGGGGCGGGCCTGCACCTGACGCTGAAGTCCGGCAACTTTGGCGCCGATGACTTCTTCAGCAAAGCTTTTGCGTTGCTGGCATGA
- the otnI gene encoding 2-oxo-tetronate isomerase: MPKFAANLSMLYPELDFLDRFAAAAQDGFKAVEYLFPYAYKSREIAARLRAHGLQQVLFNAPPGDWDAGERGLACLPGREAEFRAGIGKALDYAAALDCPRVHVMAGLLPAGSERATLRPTYVSQLRWAALEAAKQGVDVLIEPINTRDIPGFYLNRQDDAHALLAEVGEPNLKVQMDLYHCQIVEGDLAMKMRQYLPSGNVGHVQIAGVPQRHEPDLGELNYPYLFSVLDELGYTGWVGCEYRPQAGMKPGGTSAGLGWLKPYL; this comes from the coding sequence ATGCCTAAATTTGCAGCCAACCTTTCCATGCTCTACCCCGAGCTCGATTTTCTGGACCGTTTTGCGGCCGCCGCCCAAGACGGCTTCAAGGCGGTCGAATATCTTTTTCCCTATGCCTATAAGAGCCGCGAAATCGCGGCCCGCCTCAGGGCCCATGGCCTGCAGCAGGTGCTGTTCAACGCGCCGCCCGGCGATTGGGATGCCGGCGAGCGCGGCCTGGCGTGCCTGCCCGGGCGCGAAGCCGAGTTCCGTGCCGGTATCGGCAAAGCCCTCGACTACGCAGCCGCACTGGACTGCCCACGCGTTCATGTCATGGCCGGGCTGTTGCCCGCGGGCAGCGAGCGTGCGACGCTGCGCCCCACCTACGTCAGCCAATTGCGCTGGGCCGCGCTGGAGGCGGCCAAGCAAGGGGTGGATGTGCTGATCGAGCCGATCAACACGCGCGACATTCCCGGCTTCTACCTGAACCGCCAGGACGACGCGCACGCGCTGCTGGCCGAGGTGGGCGAGCCCAACCTCAAGGTACAGATGGATCTCTACCACTGCCAGATTGTGGAAGGCGACCTGGCGATGAAAATGCGCCAGTACCTGCCGAGCGGCAACGTCGGCCATGTCCAGATTGCGGGCGTGCCGCAGCGCCATGAGCCCGATCTGGGCGAGCTGAACTACCCCTACCTGTTCTCGGTACTGGACGAATTGGGCTACACCGGCTGGGTCGGCTGTGAGTACCGGCCGCAGGCCGGCATGAAGCCCGGCGGCACGTCGGCTGGACTGGGCTGGCTCAAGCCCTATCTGTGA
- a CDS encoding sugar-binding protein: MKKLPPLFQFALLAIPLTLAVQMNATAKDVKDLRIAVIPKVAVPFFDDCNNGAKAAADKLGVQYQWVVPQNTQGSTQVRILEDLISKKVDGIAISVNEPKSVEAAIKKAVASGIKVVTFDSDSANSGRSMYIGTINSAAGETMGESMAKAIDGEGEVAILTGQLGAANLNERITGIKKSLSKYPKIKVVATEGTEDDLAKAVSTTESLFRGHPALKGIFGVSQVGGPAVSKVMATKEFGSKKGAVKVFAFDDLPDTVKGVKEGYIQGIMVQRPVTMGKLAVEHLVDQITGKEPAPKDVDTGVNVVTSQNLGSYTK, encoded by the coding sequence ATGAAAAAGCTACCACCACTGTTCCAGTTTGCGCTGTTGGCAATACCCCTGACCCTGGCCGTTCAAATGAACGCCACTGCGAAGGACGTCAAAGATCTGAGGATCGCGGTCATCCCGAAGGTTGCTGTGCCATTCTTCGACGACTGCAACAATGGCGCCAAGGCCGCTGCCGATAAGCTCGGCGTGCAGTATCAATGGGTTGTGCCACAGAATACGCAGGGTTCAACTCAAGTTCGCATCCTCGAAGACCTGATCTCCAAGAAGGTGGATGGCATCGCCATCTCGGTCAACGAACCGAAGTCGGTCGAGGCTGCGATCAAGAAGGCTGTCGCCAGCGGCATCAAGGTCGTGACGTTCGACTCGGATTCGGCCAACAGCGGTCGTTCGATGTACATCGGCACCATCAATTCGGCCGCAGGCGAGACGATGGGCGAGTCGATGGCCAAGGCCATCGATGGCGAAGGTGAGGTGGCCATTCTCACCGGTCAGCTTGGCGCTGCGAACCTCAACGAGCGTATCACCGGCATCAAGAAGTCGCTGTCCAAGTACCCGAAGATCAAGGTCGTGGCGACCGAGGGCACGGAGGATGATTTGGCCAAGGCGGTTTCAACGACCGAATCCCTCTTCCGCGGACATCCAGCACTCAAGGGCATCTTCGGTGTGAGCCAGGTCGGCGGACCCGCAGTGTCCAAGGTCATGGCTACCAAAGAGTTTGGCAGCAAGAAAGGTGCTGTGAAAGTCTTTGCATTCGACGACCTGCCTGACACGGTCAAGGGTGTGAAGGAAGGCTACATCCAGGGGATCATGGTTCAGCGCCCCGTCACGATGGGCAAGCTTGCTGTCGAGCACCTGGTCGATCAGATCACCGGCAAAGAGCCAGCACCGAAGGACGTCGATACGGGGGTGAACGTGGTCACCAGCCAAAACCTCGGCTCCTATACCAAGTAA
- a CDS encoding aspartate/glutamate racemase family protein, translating into MRTVVVVHTGPATIQPIKQQFQQILPDVRVINIMDDSLLNDVMAAGHLTEAVTGRIFSYMQLGQQMGAVALLNACSSVGEAASAARAAISIPIIKIDDTMAERAVASGPRIGVVATVKTTLEPTVRLIKAKAEAAGKSVAVTEALAEGGFQALLDGKSELHDEIVKRTIQSLAGKVDVIVLAQVSMARLVPSLTDMKVPVLSSPQSGVEAVRDALASRH; encoded by the coding sequence ATGAGAACCGTCGTCGTCGTTCACACCGGACCCGCCACCATACAGCCGATCAAGCAGCAGTTTCAGCAGATATTGCCCGACGTGCGCGTCATCAATATCATGGATGACAGCCTACTCAACGATGTCATGGCGGCAGGCCATCTCACCGAGGCTGTTACAGGGCGCATCTTCTCCTATATGCAACTGGGGCAGCAAATGGGCGCCGTCGCGCTGCTCAATGCCTGCTCGTCGGTGGGCGAGGCGGCCAGCGCTGCCCGTGCGGCCATCTCGATCCCCATCATCAAAATCGACGATACCATGGCCGAGCGCGCCGTCGCGTCGGGGCCGAGGATTGGCGTCGTCGCGACCGTCAAGACGACGCTCGAACCGACGGTTCGCTTGATCAAGGCGAAGGCCGAGGCTGCGGGGAAATCCGTCGCGGTTACGGAGGCATTGGCCGAAGGGGGCTTCCAGGCGCTACTGGACGGTAAGTCCGAGTTGCATGACGAGATCGTCAAGCGCACGATTCAGTCCCTGGCCGGCAAAGTTGATGTCATCGTACTGGCACAGGTGTCGATGGCACGACTGGTCCCCTCACTCACCGACATGAAGGTGCCCGTCCTGTCCTCGCCGCAAAGCGGCGTCGAGGCAGTGCGTGACGCCTTGGCCAGTCGGCACTGA
- a CDS encoding sugar ABC transporter ATP-binding protein, translating into MVPYLQVKNISKTFAGVKALNRVSLHVASGEVLAIAGENGAGKSTLMKIMTGVYQPDPGGEIWINGVLVPHLTGTAHARQLGVCIIYQELSVVDNLTIAENIFLSKEISNRLGFLDRRAMHAATRQLLDSLDMQLDAGTRVGDLSIGQKQMVEIAKAISNQSKIVIMDEPTASLSHHEAMVLKEIIRKLRSEGIGIIYITHRLEEIFDLADRVTVLRDGACVATLPVEQLDRARLVKMMVDREQSDLYGDYQCHATQKVALEAKGLTLKHRTAHTVSVRDCSFRVHEGEILGFFGLVGAGRTELMEMVFGLRPYHGTIELGGQPVAIHSPRAAIDHGLGFVTEDRKSGGLVLGMNIRENFSLTHLDTYSTLSFISRLAETFGCQKFVLRLGIKTPSVEQTVGNLSGGNQQKVVIAKWVARSPKVLIVDEPTRGIDIAAKADVHRLLQELASRGMAVIVVSSDLPEVLAISDRVIVLREGAITAKLSRQQATQHVVMEAAAA; encoded by the coding sequence GTGGTGCCTTATCTGCAAGTCAAGAACATCTCAAAAACCTTCGCTGGTGTGAAGGCATTGAATCGGGTAAGCCTGCACGTTGCCAGCGGCGAGGTGCTCGCCATTGCGGGGGAAAACGGCGCCGGAAAGAGCACTCTCATGAAAATCATGACGGGTGTCTACCAGCCCGACCCGGGAGGAGAGATATGGATTAACGGCGTCCTAGTGCCGCACTTGACGGGCACGGCCCACGCGCGGCAACTCGGCGTGTGCATCATTTACCAGGAACTTTCGGTCGTCGACAACCTGACCATCGCCGAGAACATCTTCCTCAGCAAGGAGATATCGAACCGGCTGGGGTTCCTCGACAGGCGAGCCATGCATGCCGCCACGCGGCAGCTGCTGGATTCGCTCGACATGCAACTCGACGCCGGCACGCGCGTCGGTGATCTCAGCATCGGTCAAAAGCAGATGGTCGAAATCGCCAAAGCGATTTCGAATCAGTCGAAGATTGTCATCATGGACGAGCCGACGGCGTCCCTCAGCCATCACGAGGCTATGGTGCTGAAAGAGATCATCCGCAAGCTCAGGTCCGAAGGCATCGGCATTATCTACATCACACACCGGCTCGAGGAGATCTTCGATCTCGCCGACCGTGTCACGGTCCTGCGCGACGGCGCCTGCGTCGCCACCTTGCCGGTCGAGCAGCTTGACCGCGCGCGGCTGGTCAAAATGATGGTAGACCGTGAACAAAGTGATCTCTATGGCGACTATCAGTGCCATGCGACGCAAAAGGTCGCGCTGGAGGCCAAGGGCCTGACGCTCAAACACAGGACGGCGCACACAGTATCTGTGCGTGACTGCAGTTTTCGGGTTCATGAAGGTGAAATCCTCGGCTTCTTCGGCTTGGTCGGTGCGGGACGGACCGAACTCATGGAGATGGTCTTCGGACTGCGGCCGTACCATGGCACCATCGAGCTTGGCGGCCAGCCGGTCGCCATCCACAGCCCGCGAGCGGCCATCGACCACGGACTCGGCTTCGTCACCGAGGACCGCAAGTCCGGTGGGCTGGTGCTGGGAATGAACATCCGTGAGAATTTCAGCCTGACGCACCTGGACACCTACTCTACGCTGAGCTTCATCAGCCGCCTGGCAGAGACCTTCGGATGCCAGAAATTCGTATTGCGCCTAGGCATCAAGACGCCGTCGGTTGAGCAGACGGTTGGCAACCTCAGCGGCGGCAACCAGCAGAAAGTCGTCATTGCCAAATGGGTAGCACGCTCGCCGAAGGTGCTTATTGTGGACGAGCCCACGCGCGGCATCGATATTGCGGCAAAAGCCGATGTGCACCGGCTCCTGCAGGAGCTGGCGTCACGCGGTATGGCCGTCATCGTGGTGTCGTCAGACTTGCCGGAAGTCCTCGCGATCAGCGACCGCGTGATCGTCTTGCGCGAGGGCGCCATCACTGCCAAGCTGTCGCGGCAACAAGCCACCCAGCACGTGGTCATGGAAGCCGCGGCCGCTTGA
- a CDS encoding ABC transporter permease: MSVLLAVILVGGGIAMVTPYFLTTDNLMGVFRSFSLTAIMSIGMVMVIITGGIDLSVGSVMGLSGLVTALAFQNGFSTVVSVSCGLGVGFLFGLTNGLLVTAGRLPPFIATLGTLSIGRGLMYIVTKGVPATPETPEAFSVIGQGYIGSVPAPVIIMLVLALIFSVIMTFTTFGRHVYATGGNEQAAWLSGVNTSRIKLTVYTLSGTISALAGIVAFSRYLSAEPASGFGVELDVIAAAAIGGASLAGGVGSVMGAILGAALTGIIANGVVLMNINTYAQQAITGAVILIAVSIDVWRNARKER; encoded by the coding sequence ATGAGCGTACTTCTTGCTGTCATTTTGGTGGGTGGCGGCATCGCCATGGTGACGCCCTACTTCCTGACAACGGACAATCTGATGGGCGTCTTCCGTTCGTTCTCGCTGACGGCCATCATGTCCATCGGAATGGTCATGGTGATTATCACCGGCGGCATTGACCTCTCCGTCGGCTCCGTGATGGGATTGTCCGGGCTCGTCACCGCCCTGGCCTTTCAGAATGGGTTTTCAACCGTGGTTAGTGTGTCGTGCGGGCTGGGCGTCGGTTTCCTTTTTGGCTTGACGAACGGTTTGCTTGTGACCGCAGGGCGGCTACCCCCGTTCATCGCGACGCTAGGCACGTTGAGCATTGGTCGGGGGCTGATGTACATCGTGACCAAGGGCGTTCCGGCAACCCCCGAGACGCCCGAGGCCTTTAGCGTGATCGGCCAGGGGTATATCGGCAGCGTGCCAGCGCCAGTGATCATCATGCTGGTGCTCGCGCTGATCTTTTCGGTGATCATGACATTCACCACCTTTGGCCGCCATGTTTATGCGACCGGCGGCAACGAGCAGGCTGCGTGGCTGAGCGGCGTCAACACCTCGCGCATCAAGCTCACGGTTTACACGCTGTCAGGCACGATCTCCGCACTGGCCGGCATTGTGGCCTTCTCACGCTATCTATCGGCCGAGCCCGCGTCCGGGTTTGGCGTGGAACTCGACGTTATCGCCGCAGCAGCTATCGGCGGCGCGAGCCTGGCGGGTGGTGTGGGCAGCGTGATGGGCGCCATCCTCGGTGCAGCGCTCACTGGAATCATCGCCAACGGCGTGGTCCTTATGAACATTAATACCTATGCACAGCAGGCCATCACGGGTGCCGTCATCCTGATTGCCGTAAGTATCGACGTGTGGCGTAACGCCAGAAAGGAGCGGTAA
- a CDS encoding tartrate dehydrogenase, with protein MKTYEIACIPGDGIGKEIVPAGQTVLAALAASRNTFKFEFENFGWGGDWYRRHGEMMPANGLDALRNKDAILFGSAGDPDILDHITLWGLRLKICQGFDQYANVRPTRILPGIDAPLKRCTPEDLNWVIVRENSEGEYAGVGGRVHQGHPLEVATDLSVMTRAGVERIMRYAFKLAQSRPRKLLTVVTKSNAQRHAMVMWDEIAAQISKEFPDVKWDKELVDAATARMVNRPATLDTLVATNLHADILSDLAAALAGSLGIAPTGNIDPERRYPSMFEPIHGSAFDIMGKGLANPVGTFWSCVMLLEHLGEEAAAAQLMAVIEQVTADPALHTRDLGGSATTAEVTQAVCARIAA; from the coding sequence ATGAAGACTTACGAAATAGCTTGCATCCCGGGCGACGGAATCGGAAAAGAAATCGTGCCCGCCGGCCAGACCGTGCTGGCGGCACTGGCCGCCAGCCGCAACACGTTCAAGTTTGAGTTTGAGAACTTCGGCTGGGGCGGCGACTGGTACCGCAGGCACGGCGAGATGATGCCGGCGAACGGCCTGGACGCCCTGCGCAACAAAGATGCAATTCTGTTTGGTTCCGCGGGTGACCCGGACATCCTCGATCACATCACACTCTGGGGCCTGCGCCTCAAAATTTGCCAGGGATTTGACCAGTACGCCAACGTGCGCCCAACCCGCATCTTGCCCGGCATCGACGCGCCGCTCAAGCGCTGCACGCCTGAAGACCTGAACTGGGTCATCGTGCGCGAGAACTCCGAGGGCGAATATGCTGGCGTCGGCGGCCGCGTCCACCAGGGACACCCGCTTGAAGTGGCCACCGACTTGTCGGTGATGACCCGCGCCGGTGTCGAGCGCATCATGCGCTACGCCTTCAAGCTGGCTCAGTCCCGTCCGCGCAAGCTGCTGACGGTGGTGACCAAGTCCAACGCCCAACGCCATGCGATGGTGATGTGGGACGAGATCGCGGCGCAAATTTCGAAAGAGTTCCCTGATGTGAAATGGGATAAAGAGCTGGTGGACGCCGCCACAGCGCGCATGGTCAACCGCCCGGCGACGCTTGACACCCTGGTTGCGACCAATTTGCATGCCGACATCCTGAGCGACTTGGCAGCTGCGCTGGCGGGTAGCTTGGGCATCGCACCGACCGGCAACATCGACCCCGAGCGCCGCTATCCCAGCATGTTTGAACCGATCCATGGCTCGGCCTTCGACATCATGGGCAAAGGCCTGGCGAATCCTGTAGGCACGTTCTGGAGCTGCGTGATGCTGCTGGAGCATCTGGGTGAGGAGGCTGCAGCGGCACAGCTGATGGCTGTCATTGAACAAGTGACCGCTGACCCTGCACTGCACACGCGCGACCTGGGCGGCAGTGCCACGACGGCCGAAGTGACGCAGGCCGTCTGTGCCCGCATCGCGGCCTGA
- a CDS encoding SDR family NAD(P)-dependent oxidoreductase, translating into MTHAALTSGSVAVITGGAAGIGLAAAKRMAQLGLRVCIADLGTDRLIRAAQEVVLLAAGGTDDVMTLETDVSRVEDLRRLEEVVRDRFGGTDILMNNAGIQPGSAMFGPAGNWERVLDVNLWGVIHSTQIFVPAMIKRGRPGLVINTGSKQGITTPPGDPAYNVSKAGLKAFTEALQHELRNTPNCRINAHLLIPGFVFTDLTAQGRTEKPAGAWTPEQTVDFMMERLEAGDFYILCPDNDVPRSLDERRILWAAGDVVENRPPLSRWHPDYAKAFEAFSQKKS; encoded by the coding sequence ATGACCCATGCTGCCCTCACTTCCGGATCCGTTGCCGTCATCACTGGCGGCGCTGCCGGTATCGGCCTCGCCGCTGCCAAGCGGATGGCGCAGCTCGGACTTCGCGTCTGCATCGCCGACCTCGGCACGGACCGACTCATCCGCGCTGCCCAAGAGGTCGTCCTCCTGGCGGCGGGCGGAACGGACGACGTGATGACTTTGGAGACGGACGTTAGCCGCGTCGAAGACCTGCGCCGACTGGAGGAGGTTGTTCGCGATCGCTTTGGCGGCACGGATATCCTGATGAACAACGCTGGCATTCAGCCCGGCAGCGCCATGTTCGGGCCGGCCGGCAACTGGGAGCGGGTGCTCGACGTCAACCTGTGGGGCGTCATTCACAGCACGCAGATCTTCGTGCCCGCCATGATCAAGCGCGGACGCCCCGGTCTTGTCATCAACACAGGGTCTAAGCAAGGGATCACCACTCCTCCTGGCGACCCGGCCTATAACGTGTCCAAGGCTGGCTTGAAGGCTTTCACCGAAGCGCTGCAGCACGAGCTTCGCAACACGCCGAACTGTCGGATCAACGCCCATTTGCTGATTCCAGGTTTCGTTTTCACGGACCTTACCGCCCAGGGCCGCACAGAAAAGCCGGCCGGCGCCTGGACGCCGGAGCAGACCGTCGACTTCATGATGGAGCGGTTGGAGGCCGGCGACTTCTACATTCTCTGCCCCGATAACGACGTGCCTCGTTCGCTCGACGAGCGGCGCATCCTCTGGGCTGCGGGCGATGTCGTCGAGAACCGGCCACCGCTTTCGCGATGGCATCCAGATTACGCGAAGGCGTTCGAAGCCTTCAGTCAGAAAAAGAGCTGA